A region of the Agromyces sp. CF514 genome:
CACCTTCACGCCGCTCACCTGGATCGGCGCAGCACTCGCCCTGGTGCTCGCACTCGGCATCATCGCCATCGGCCTCTGGTACCTCCTCGCACCGGCCACGGCCTCGGCCGGATTCGGGTTCACCACGGCGATCACGCCCGAGGTGACCCCGTGGCAGCACATCAAGGGCCCGCGCGACATCGCATCGGGGCTCGTGGTCATCGCGATGCTCGTCGGATTCGGTCCGACGGCCGCAGCAGTGATCCTGCTCGTCGAATCCATCGTGCCGATCGGCGACATGGCGAACATCCTGCGCCACCGCGGCAACCGCTCGGCCGCCTTCGGCGTCCACGGCGCGACTGCGGCGGCGATGATCCTCGCTGCGGTGCTGCTCTTCTTCTGACCCGACGGCCGCATTCAGCCGAGACCGGCGACGTCAGCCGAGACCCGGGCGCTGCAGCGCCGCCAGCGCACGGGCGAGCGCGAAGCGGGTGCGGCCGGCCGGTGTGCGCGGGTCGTACCCGAGCATCTCGGTGAGCGCGTCGAGCCGGGCCTGCACGCTCGAGTGGTGCATGCCGAGGGCGGATGCCGCCTGCCGCACGCTGCCCGCGTCGGCGAGCGCGTCGAGCACTGCCAGCGTCCGCGGGTCGAGTGCGGCCAACGCCGCGGCATCGGGATGCGGCTGCTCATGGCGATCCGCGGCCTCGGCGACGAACAGCAGCGCGCCGAGC
Encoded here:
- a CDS encoding DUF4267 domain-containing protein, encoding MDLSTFTPLTWIGAALALVLALGIIAIGLWYLLAPATASAGFGFTTAITPEVTPWQHIKGPRDIASGLVVIAMLVGFGPTAAAVILLVESIVPIGDMANILRHRGNRSAAFGVHGATAAAMILAAVLLFF